Proteins encoded together in one Balaenoptera ricei isolate mBalRic1 chromosome 2, mBalRic1.hap2, whole genome shotgun sequence window:
- the ISLR gene encoding immunoglobulin superfamily containing leucine-rich repeat protein isoform X1 encodes MTSGGRMQELRLLCWVVLVGLVQTCPESCDCGEKYGFQIADCAYRDLEAVPPGFPANVTTLSLSANRLPSLPEGAFREVPLLQSLWLAHNEIRRVAAGALAPLGQLKSLDLSHNLISDFAWSDLNNLSALQLLKMDSNELTFIPRDAFRSLRALRSLQLNHNRLHTLAEGTFAPLTALSHLQINDNPFDCTCGIVWFKTWALTTAVSIPEQDNITCTSPHVLKGTRLNRLLPLPCSAPSVQLTYQPSQDGAELRPGFVLALHCDVDGQPAPQLHWHIQTPGGTVEIASPNVGADGRALPGVLAASSRPRFQAFANGSLLIPEFGKLEEGTYSCLATNELGSAESSVNVALATPGEGGEDALGRRFHGKAAEGKGCYTVDNEVQPSGPEDNVVIIYLSRTGGPEAAAAGGGISGKQPPGLLLLGQSLLLLFLTSF; translated from the exons ATGACCTCGG GAGGTAGGATGCAGGAGCTGCGTCTGCTGTGCTGGGTGGTCCTTGTGGGCCTGGTGCAGACCTGTCCCGAGTCCTGCGACTGTGGGGAAAAGTACGGCTTCCAGATCGCCGACTGTGCCTACCGTGACCTGGAGGCCGTGCCACCCGGCTTCCCGGCCAACGTGACCACATTGAGCCTGTCGGCCAACCGGCTGCCGAGTTTACCAGAGGGCGCCTTCAGGGAGGTGCCCCTGCTGCAGTCACTGTGGCTGGCGCACAATGAGATCCGCAGGGTGGCCGCTGGTGCCCTGGCCCCTCTGGGCCAACTCAAGAGCCTGGACCTCAGCCACAATCTCATCTCTGACTTTGCCTGGAGCGACCTGAACAACCTCAGTGCCCTCCAGTTGCTCAAGATGGATAGCAACGAGCTGACCTTCATCCCCCGCGACGCCTTCCGCAGCCTTCGTGCCCTGCGCTCCCTGCAGCTCAATCACAACCGCTTGCACACGCTGGCAGAGGGCACCTTCGCACCGCTCACCGCGCTGTCCCACCTGCAGATCAACGATAACCCCTTCGACTGTACCTGCGGCATCGTGTGGTTCAAGACGTGGGCCCTGACCACTGCTGTGTCCATCCCAGAGCAGGATAACATCACCTGCACTTCACCCCACGTGCTCAAGGGCACACGGCTGAACCGCCTGCTGCCGCTGCCTTGCTCGGCACCCTCGGTGCAGCTCACTTACCAGCCCAGCCAGGACGGCGCCGAGCTGCGTCCTGGCTTCGTGCTGGCGCTCCACTGCGACGTGGACGGGCAGCCAGCCCCCCAGCTCCACTGGCACATCCAGACGCCCGGTGGCACCGTGGAGATTGCCAGCCCCAACGTGGGTGCCGATGGGCGTGCCCTGCCCGGTGTCCTGGCAGCCAGCAGCCGGCCACGCTTTCAGGCCTTTGCCAATGGCAGCCTGCTCATCCCCGAATTCGGCAAGCTGGAGGAGGGCACCTATAGCTGCCTGGCCACCAACGAGCTGGGCAGTGCGGAGAGCTCGGTGAACGTGGCACTGGCCACACCGGGCGAGGGCGGCGAGGATGCACTGGGGCGCAGGTTCCATGGCAAAGCGGCCGAGGGTAAGGGCTGCTACACGGTTGACAATGAGGTGCAGCCGTCGGGTCCTGAGGACAACGTCGTCATCATCTACCTCAGCCGTACTGGGGGCCCTGAGGCTGCAGCAGCGGGAGGAGGGATCTCTGGGAAGCAGCCCCCAGGGCTGCTTCTGCTGGGCCagagcctcctcctcctcttcctcacttccttctag
- the ISLR gene encoding immunoglobulin superfamily containing leucine-rich repeat protein isoform X2, with translation MQELRLLCWVVLVGLVQTCPESCDCGEKYGFQIADCAYRDLEAVPPGFPANVTTLSLSANRLPSLPEGAFREVPLLQSLWLAHNEIRRVAAGALAPLGQLKSLDLSHNLISDFAWSDLNNLSALQLLKMDSNELTFIPRDAFRSLRALRSLQLNHNRLHTLAEGTFAPLTALSHLQINDNPFDCTCGIVWFKTWALTTAVSIPEQDNITCTSPHVLKGTRLNRLLPLPCSAPSVQLTYQPSQDGAELRPGFVLALHCDVDGQPAPQLHWHIQTPGGTVEIASPNVGADGRALPGVLAASSRPRFQAFANGSLLIPEFGKLEEGTYSCLATNELGSAESSVNVALATPGEGGEDALGRRFHGKAAEGKGCYTVDNEVQPSGPEDNVVIIYLSRTGGPEAAAAGGGISGKQPPGLLLLGQSLLLLFLTSF, from the coding sequence ATGCAGGAGCTGCGTCTGCTGTGCTGGGTGGTCCTTGTGGGCCTGGTGCAGACCTGTCCCGAGTCCTGCGACTGTGGGGAAAAGTACGGCTTCCAGATCGCCGACTGTGCCTACCGTGACCTGGAGGCCGTGCCACCCGGCTTCCCGGCCAACGTGACCACATTGAGCCTGTCGGCCAACCGGCTGCCGAGTTTACCAGAGGGCGCCTTCAGGGAGGTGCCCCTGCTGCAGTCACTGTGGCTGGCGCACAATGAGATCCGCAGGGTGGCCGCTGGTGCCCTGGCCCCTCTGGGCCAACTCAAGAGCCTGGACCTCAGCCACAATCTCATCTCTGACTTTGCCTGGAGCGACCTGAACAACCTCAGTGCCCTCCAGTTGCTCAAGATGGATAGCAACGAGCTGACCTTCATCCCCCGCGACGCCTTCCGCAGCCTTCGTGCCCTGCGCTCCCTGCAGCTCAATCACAACCGCTTGCACACGCTGGCAGAGGGCACCTTCGCACCGCTCACCGCGCTGTCCCACCTGCAGATCAACGATAACCCCTTCGACTGTACCTGCGGCATCGTGTGGTTCAAGACGTGGGCCCTGACCACTGCTGTGTCCATCCCAGAGCAGGATAACATCACCTGCACTTCACCCCACGTGCTCAAGGGCACACGGCTGAACCGCCTGCTGCCGCTGCCTTGCTCGGCACCCTCGGTGCAGCTCACTTACCAGCCCAGCCAGGACGGCGCCGAGCTGCGTCCTGGCTTCGTGCTGGCGCTCCACTGCGACGTGGACGGGCAGCCAGCCCCCCAGCTCCACTGGCACATCCAGACGCCCGGTGGCACCGTGGAGATTGCCAGCCCCAACGTGGGTGCCGATGGGCGTGCCCTGCCCGGTGTCCTGGCAGCCAGCAGCCGGCCACGCTTTCAGGCCTTTGCCAATGGCAGCCTGCTCATCCCCGAATTCGGCAAGCTGGAGGAGGGCACCTATAGCTGCCTGGCCACCAACGAGCTGGGCAGTGCGGAGAGCTCGGTGAACGTGGCACTGGCCACACCGGGCGAGGGCGGCGAGGATGCACTGGGGCGCAGGTTCCATGGCAAAGCGGCCGAGGGTAAGGGCTGCTACACGGTTGACAATGAGGTGCAGCCGTCGGGTCCTGAGGACAACGTCGTCATCATCTACCTCAGCCGTACTGGGGGCCCTGAGGCTGCAGCAGCGGGAGGAGGGATCTCTGGGAAGCAGCCCCCAGGGCTGCTTCTGCTGGGCCagagcctcctcctcctcttcctcacttccttctag